In one Oryza glaberrima chromosome 2, OglaRS2, whole genome shotgun sequence genomic region, the following are encoded:
- the LOC127764491 gene encoding probable plastidic glucose transporter 2: protein MRWKLKSSAYKRVPSRDAAMDLDVETPAKMADGGAPSWRMSLPHVCVATLTSFLFGYHSGVVNEPLESISTDLGFAGNTLAEGLVVSICLGGAFVGCLFSGSIADGIGRRRAFQLSALPMIIGAAVSALTNSLEGMLLGRFLVGTGMGLGPPVASLYITEVSPPSVRGTYGSFVQIATCLGIVVSLLIGTPVKDIDRWWRVCFWVAAVPATLQALGMEFCVESPQWLYKCGRTTEAEIQFEKLLGPLHVKSAMAELSRSERGDDGENVKYSELFYGRNFNVVFIGTTLFALQQLSGINSVFYFSSTVFRSVGVPPNLANICMGIANLSGSIVAMLLMDKLGRKVLLSGSFLGMAFAMGLQAVGANRHHLGSASVYLSVGGMLLFVLTFSLGAGPVPGLLLPEIFPNKIRAKAMALCMSVHWVVNFFVSLLFLRLLEQLGPQVLYTMFSSACVVAAIFVRRHVVETKGKTLQEIEVSLLQTQ from the exons ATGCGGTGGAAGCTTAAGTCGTCGGCGTACAAGCGCGTGCCGTCCAGGGACGCCGCCATGGATCTCGACGTCGAGACGCCAG CGAAAATGGCGGACGGCGGGGCCCCGTCGTGGCGCATGTCGCTGCCGCACGTGTGCGTCGCCACGCTCACCTCCTTCCTCTTCGGCTACCACTCCGG GGTCGTGAACGAGCCGCTCGAGAGCATCTCCACCGACCTCGGCTTCGCCGGGAACACCCTCGCCGAAG GCCTTGTGGTGAGCATCTGCCTGGGTGGTGCGTTTGTTGGGTGCCTGTTCAGTGGATCCATCGCTGACGGAATCGGCAGGCGTCGCGCGTTTCAGCTCAGTGCGCTGCCCATGATCATCGGCGCTGCCGTAAG CGCTCTCACCAATAGTCTGGAGGGTATGCTTCTTGGAAGATTTTTGGTTGGAACAGGGATGGGATTAGGTCCACCAGTAGCTTCACTGTACATAACAGAG GTTTCTCCTCCTTCAGTGAGGGGCACATATGGGAGCTTTGTTCAGATTGCAACCTGCCTTGGAATCGTAGTATCTCTCCTAATTGGTACACCTGTGAAGGATATTGATAGATG GTGGAGGGTGTGTTTCTGGGTTGCAGCTGTTCCAGCAACTTTACAAGCTCTTGGAATGGAGTTCTGTGTTGAGAGCCCCCAGTGGCTGTATAAG TGTGGAAGAACGACTGAAGCAGAGATACAATTTGAAAAACTTCTAGGTCCTCTTCATGTTAAGTCTGCTATGGCAGAACTCTCCCGATCTGAAAGAGGCGATGATGGAGAAAATGTGAAGTATTCGGAATTGTTTTATGGTCGCAACTTTAATG TTGTTTTTATTGGCACAACGCTCTTTGCTTTACAACAGTTATCCGGCATAAATTCTGTGTTCTATTTCTCATCAACTGTGTTCAGAAGTGTGGGTGTGCCCCCTAACCTTGCGAACATATGCATGGGGATAGCAAATTTATCAG GCTCAATTGTAGCTATGCTTCTAATGGACAAACTAGGAAGGAAAGTACTTCTTTCAGGGAGTTTCCTTGGCATG GCCTTTGCAATGGGACTTCAGGCTGTTGGAGCAAATCGTCACCACCTTGGTTCTGCAAGCGTATATCTTTCAGTTGGTGGCATGCTATT GTTTGTCTTGACATTTTCGTTAGGAGCAGGTCCAGTGCCAGGACTTCTTTTGCCTGAGATTTTCCCAAACAAAATACGGGCCAAGGCTATGGCTCTGTGCATGTCCGTGCATTGG GTGGTAAATTTTTTTGTCAGTTTGTTGTTCTTGCGGCTTCTGGAGCAACTTGGTCCACAAGTTCTGTACACAATGTTTTCCTCAGCTTGTGTGGTAGCAGCAATATTTGTGCGGCGCCATGTGGTTGAAACAAAGGGAAAGACTTTGCAAGAGATAGAAGTTTCGCTTCTACAAACACAATAA
- the LOC127764492 gene encoding cytochrome c-type biogenesis CcmH-like mitochondrial protein produces the protein MATEEDVKQRQIIESRARNISHNVRCTECGSQSIEDSQADIAILLRKLIRDEIKSGKSDKEIYKKLQADYGETILYTPKFDLQTAAIWLSPVIVGGVAAGVWAYQKHRQRTNVHIMALNLVRGVPLTPREKETMLDVLTPPPPANKWWWPGK, from the exons ATGGCCACTGAAGAGGATGTGAAGCAACGACAAATTATTGAAAGCCGTGCAAGAAATATTAGCCACAATGTCCGATGCACCGAGTGCGGCAGCCAGTCCATTGAAGATTCACAAGCTGACATTGCAATTCTGCTTAGGAAG CTAATTCGTGATGAAATCAAATCTGGAAAGAGTGATAAGGAGATATACAAAAAACTACAAGCTGACTATGGAGAAACAATTCTATATACCCCTAAATTTGATCTTCAAACTGCTGCCATATGGTTATCACCG GTGATCGTGGGTGGCGTAGCAGCTGGTGTCTGGGCTTACCAAAAGCACAGGCAGAGGACTAACGTTCACATCATGGCTCTGAATCTTGTCCGGGGGGTTCCACTGACACCAAGGGAGAAGGAGACCATGCTTGACGTACTTACACCACCACCTCCTGCCAACAAGTGGTGGTGGCCAGGCAAATGA
- the LOC127764490 gene encoding galactoside 2-alpha-L-fucosyltransferase-like: MGSAGGGGWDDDDDGDEQCATPPPPRSFSPMMMTEAGMKLVTPPWRRWRRWRGGCAESGRAVRAACVAAAVVLAVVVLSYYARWGGDQDEMPTSLFTTRGSEGATSANLTDDQLLGGLLTAAFSPQSCRSRYEFAGYHKRKPPHKPSPYLVAKLRSHEALQKRCGPGTAPYDKALRQLKSGDGAAAADGDDDCRYLVSISYNRGLGNRIIAIVSAFLYAVLTERALLVAPYNGDVAALFCEPFPGTTWLLPDGGRRFPLRHLRDLDGKSKESLGALLKSNGIVSVAAGVNGSTSSSWSGRPPPPYVYLHLDGGADYHDKLFYCDEQQRLLRSVPWLLMKTDSYLVPGLFLVPSLRGELERMFPEKDAVFHHLSRYLLHPANAVWHAITAYHRDHLAGAGHLVGIQIRVYHEETPPVSQVVLDQVLSCARRENLLPAAGNTSSSDQAVLVTSLSSWYYEKIRDELGGGGGGVHQPSHEGLQRMGDTAHDMRALSEMYLLSTCDALLTTGFSTFGYVAQGLAGLRPWIMPRRPWWEKEAATAVPDPPCARVATPEPCFHSPSYYECAARRNYDDIGKVVPYVRRCEDVSWGIQLVNGSSQSQW; encoded by the exons ATGGGcagcgcgggaggcggcggctgggacgacgacgacgacggcgacgagcagtgcgccacgccgccgccgccgcggtcgttCTCGCCGATGATGATGACGGAGGCAGGCATGAAGCTGGtgacgccgccatggcggcggtggcggcggtggcggggcggcTGCGCCGAGAGCGGGAGGGCTGTGCGGGCGGCgtgcgtggcggcggccgtggtgctcgccgtcgtcgtgctctCCTACTACGCCAGATGGGGCGGCGACCAGGACGAGATGCCGACTTCCTTGTTCACCACACGAG GTTCAGAGGGCGCAACTTCGGCGAACCTCACCGACGATCAGCTCCTCGGcggcctcctcaccgccgcaTTCAGCCCGCAGTCATGCCGGAGCCGGTACGAGTTCGCCGGCTACCACAAGAGGAAGCCGCCGCACAAGCCTTCCCCCTACCTCGTCGCCAAGCTCCGCAGCCACGAGGCGCTCCAGAAGCGCTGCGGCCCCGGCACGGCGCCGTACGACAAGGCGCTCCGGCAGCTCAAGTCCGGCgatggtgccgccgccgctgatggcgacgacgactgcCGCTACCTCGTCTCCATCAGCTACAACCGCGGGCTAGGCAACCGCATCATCGCCATCGTCTCCGCCTTCCTCTACGCCGTCCTCACCGAGCGCGCGCTCCTCGTCGCGCCGTACaacggcgacgtcgccgccctctTCTGCGAGCCCTTCCCGGGGACGACGTGGCTGCTCCCCGACGGCGGTCGGCGGTTCCCGCTCCGGCACCTCCGGGACCTCGACGGTAAGTCCAAGGAGAGCCTGGGAGCCTTGCTGAAGAGCAACGGCatcgtctccgtcgccgccggcgtgaacggcagcacgtcgtcgtcgtggtcgggccggccgccgccgccgtacgtgTACCTccacctcgacggcggcgccgactaCCACGACAAGCTGTTCTACTGCGACGAGCAGCAGCGCCTCCTCCGCAGCGTGCCGTGGCTGCTGATGAAGACGGACAGCTACCTCGTCCCGGGGCTCTTCCTCGTGCCGTCGCTCCGTGGCGAGCTCGAGCGGATGTTCCCGGAGAAGGACGCCGTGTTCCACCACCTCAGCCGCTACCTCCTCCACCCGGCCAACGCCGTCTGGCACGCCATCACGGCCTACCACCgcgaccacctcgccggcgccggccacctcGTCGGCATACAGATCCGCGTGTACCACGAGGAGACGCCGCCGGTGTCGCAGGTGGTGCTCGACCAGGTCCTCTCCTGCGCACGCAGGGAGAACCTCCTCCCGGCCGCAGGGAACACGTCGTCGTCGGACCAGGCCGTGCTCGTGACGTCGCTGAGCTCGTGGTACTACGAGAAGATCCGCGAcgagctcggtggcggcggcggtggcgtgcacCAGCCGAGCCACGAGGGGTTGCAGCGGATGGGCGACACGGCGCACGACATGAGGGCGCTGAGCGAGATGTACCTGCTCAGCACCTGCGACGCGCTGCTCACCACCGGCTTCTCCACCTTCGGCTACGTCGCGCAGGGGCTCGCGGGGTTGCGGCCGTGGATCatgccgcggcggccgtggtgggagaaggaggcggccaCGGCGGTGCCGGACCCGCCGTGCGCGCGGGTGGCGACGCCGGAGCCGTGCTTCCACTCGCCGTCGTACTACGAGTGCGCGGCGAGGCGGAACTACGACGACATTGGCAAGGTGGTGCCGTACGTGCGGCGCTGCGAGGACGTCAGCTGGGGCATCCAGCTCGTCAATGGAAGCAGCCAGAGCCAGTGGTAG